In one window of Miscanthus floridulus cultivar M001 chromosome 12, ASM1932011v1, whole genome shotgun sequence DNA:
- the LOC136495994 gene encoding uncharacterized protein, producing MARPRPPVETKARLRQGQRWRAWRRGATANREQRCDGTAAWCGLRRGSGGGSGAARRGRGLSRRSSSDGMGLATALHGEGTGSTTGAAVEARRGAGVVRWHGRGRARHGCGSDGAAWRRCRRGGGVGKGGGDGTGRGGLGEKGRERGTGQIDISELSASHYGVGAIVTGAELLA from the coding sequence ATGGCGAGGCCAAGACCACCGGTGGAGACCAAGGCGAGGCTAAGGCAAGGACagcggtggagggcgtggcggcgTGGCGCTACCGCCAACCGCGAGCAACGGTGCGACGGCACGGCGGCGTGGTGTGGGCTTAGGCGAGGGagcggcggtggcagcggcgcGGCACGGCGAGGGCGCGGCCTCAGCCGCCGGAGCAGCAGCGACGGCATGGGCTTGGCCACCGCACTGCATGGCGAGGGCACGGGCTCGACAAccggagcagcggtggaggcgcggcgcggcgcgggcgtggTGCGGTGGCAtgggcgcgggcgggcgcggcaCGGGTGCGGGAGCGATGGCGCGGCATGGCGGAGGTGCAGGCGTGGCGGTGGAGTGGGCAAGGGCGGTGGCGACGGCACGGGCAGGGGCGGCTTGGGCGAGAAAGGAAGAGAAAGAGGCACAGGCCAGATAGATATTTCCGAGCTCAGCGCCAGTCACTACGGCGTCGGCGCcatagtgactggcgccgagctcctggcctAG